In Pongo abelii isolate AG06213 chromosome X, NHGRI_mPonAbe1-v2.0_pri, whole genome shotgun sequence, one DNA window encodes the following:
- the MAGEA4 gene encoding melanoma-associated antigen 4, which produces MSSEQKSQHCKPEEGVEVQEEALGLVGAQAPTTEEQEAAVSSSSPLVPGTLEEVPAAGSTGPPQSPQGASALPTTVSFTCWRQPNEGSSGQEEEGPSTSPDAESLFREALSKKVDELVRFLLLKYRAKELVTKAEMLERVIKNYKRCFPVIFGKASESLKMIFGIDVKEVDPTSNTYTLVTCLGLSYDGLLGNNQIFPKTGLLIIVLGTIAMEGDSASEEEIWEELSVMEVYDGREHSVFGEPRKLLTQDWVQENYLEYRQVPGSDPACYEFLWGPRALAETSYVKVLEHVVRVNARVRISYPSLREAALLEEGEGV; this is translated from the coding sequence ATGTCTTCTGAGCAGAAGAGTCAGCACTGCAAGCCTGAGGAAGGCGTTGAGGTCCAAGAAGAGGCCCTGGGTCTGGTGGGTGCGCAGGCTCCTACTACTGAGGAGCAGGAGGCTgctgtctcctcctcctctcctctggtCCCTGGCACCCTGGAGGAAGTGCCTGCTGCTGGGTCAACAGGTCCTCCCCAGAGTCCTCAGGGAGCCTCTGCCTTACCCACTACCGTCAGCTTCACTTGCTGGAGACAACCCAATGAGGGTTCCAGCGGCCAAGAAGAGGAGGGGCCAAGCACCTCGCCTGATGCAGAGTCCTTGTTCCGAGAAGCACTCAGTAAGAAGGTGGATGAGTTGGTTCGTTTTCTGCTCCTCAAGTATCGAGCCAAGGAGCTGGTCACAAAGGCAGAAATGCTGGAGAGAGTCATCAAAAATTACAAGCGCTGCTTTCCTGTGATCTTCGGCAAAGCCTCCGAGTCCCTGAAGATGATCTTTGGCATTGACGTGAAGGAAGTGGACCCCACCAGCAACACCTACACCCTTGTCACCTGCCTGGGCCTTTCCTACGATGGCCTGCTGGGTAATAATCAGATCTTTCCCAAGACAGGCCTCCTGATAATCGTCCTGGGCACAATCGCAATGGAGGGCGACAGCGCCTCTGAGGAGGAAATCTGGGAGGAGCTGAGTGTGATGGAAGTGTATGATGGGAGGGAGCACAGTGTCTTTGGGGAGCCCAGGAAACTGCTCACCCAAGATTGGGTGCAGGAAAACTACCTGGAGTACCGGCAGGTACCTGGCAGTGATCCTGCATGCTATGAGTTCCTGTGGGGTCCGAGGGCTCTGGCTGAAACCAGCTATGTGAAAGTCCTGGAGCATGTGGTCAGGGTCAATGCAAGAGTTCGCATTTCCTACCCATCCCTGCGTGAAGCAGCTTTgttagaggagggagagggagtctGA